TTTATTCCTGTTGGTCACTCATAGAATAAGACCTGGGAATATACAGGAATGTTGGATATACTGTTGTATAACACCCAaccattactgtgtgtgtgtgtgtctgtctgtctgtgtgtgtctatctgtctgtgtgtgtctatctgtctgtgtgtgtctatctgtctgtgtgtgtctatctgtctgtgtgtgtctatctgtctgtgtgtgtctgtctgtctgtgtgtgtgtgtctgtctgtctgtgtgtgtctgtctgtctgtgtgtctgtctgtctgtgtgtgtgtgtctgtctgtctgtgtgtgtgtctgtctgtgtgtgtgtctgtctgtctgtgtctgtctgtgtgtgtctgtctgtgtgtgtctgtctgtctgtgtctgtctgtctgtgtgtgtctgtctgtgtgtgtctgtctgtctgtgtctgtctgtgtgtgtctgtctgtgtgtgtctgtctgtctgtgtgtgtctgtctgtgtctgtctgtctgtgtctgtctgtctgtctgtgtgtgtctgtctgtgtgtgtctgtctgtgtgtgtctgtctgtgtgtgtctgtctgtgtgtgtctgtctgtctgtgtgtgtgtctgtctgtctgtgtgtgtgtctgtctgtctgtgtgtgtgtctgtctgtctgtgtgtgtgtctgtctgtctgtgtgtgtgtctgtctgtctgtgtgtgtgtctgtctgtctgtgtgtgtgtctgtctgtgtgtgtgtctgtctgtctgtgtgtgtgtgtctgtctgtgtgtgtgtgtgtctgtctgtctgtctgtgtgtgtgtctgtctgtgtgtgtgtctgtctgtctgtgtgtgtctgtctgtgtgtgtgtctgtctgtgtgtgtgtctgtctgtctgtgtgtgtgtgtctgtctgtgtgtgtgtgtctgtctgtgtgtgtgtgtctgtctgtgtgtgtgtctgtctgtgtgtgtctgtctgtgtgtgtgtctgtctgtgtgtgtgtctgtctgtctgtctgtgtgtgtctgtgtgtgtgtgtgtgtgtgtgtgtgtgtgtgtgtgtgtgtgtgtgtgtgtgtgtgtgtaaggtgaagGAGAGTTTAGCTCTCGGGTGGAGCGCTTTAAGGCACCGACCCCAGAGAGCAGCCCCATCCCGACCACACCCAGCACACGGCAGCTTTCAAGCTTTGTCCACAACATGCAGCAGCAGCTTAACACCACCATGACCCCCAGCACCAAGGAGGTGTCCCGCATACGGCAGGTgtgcgagcacacacacacacacacacacacacacacacacagacacccactgAAGGAATGTGTAAAAGGCAAATGATTCAGAATGCAAACCATGTTTttgttctcacacaccaccccatACTCTGGATCCTGCCGTCTGCCAAACGCTGTGAATGGAAATGAAATCTCTTGGATTGTGTTActtaatgtttgtttgtgtgtttttttgtaccTTTCAGGCTCGAGATGATGAGCTGAAGTCCCTCAGAGTGAAGCCGCTCACAGAGAACATGTGGCTCAAGAGGAGCTTCTCTGACCCCTCACTGACGGAGGTATTTTTTCTTGTGTACTTTTTTTAAGGATGCATCAATGAAAGAGTGCAAAAGTAGAGCAGTATCAGGCAGCAGGGACATGGACAGGGTTTGCAGGTGTAACACTGCTTGTTGATGCTGCTGTACAATAGCAAATAACACAAATCCTGATGTTTCTGTCAGAGGGTTACACCTCACAGCAGCTCTTGTGTTTGCCAGAGGACCAGAAAAATCCCTTGGCCTCCATTACAGTTTGAGAACGTGAGCATGTGTCTTGTTTGTTTAAGGCTGGTGATGTGCACTAGgggtgtgtgtaaaatattaaagacattttaactttatttctttttatttacacttacacacttttacacacttaAAGGAATTACAGTTTATCGCTGTGAAATGTTCATGTCATCGCTGTGAAATGTTCATGTCATCACACGTGTTTTCTGACACTGCGACTATTAATCTATTATGTTGACCAGAGGAATATTACATGTGATGATTATATAGTCCTGGGTTTTGTGTAACATTTGTCACAGAACTGTTGTTATAATAAAGTGTGATGATTTCCACATTTTAAACTGGAGGCTAGAAACATCTCGCGcttgttagcaacattagccTTATAGCTCCAGCGCAAAAGCAGACGTCACACATTTGAGGTGAAATGGGACTTTGTGAGATTTTAAAAGGAGATGTTGGGTTTCATGAATATGGAGTAAGCTGCGTTTTCTCTGTTTGTCAGGACGATCAAGAACCTGAGTGCAGTTTAAACTTCAGTGGCATGAACGAGATGACAGGAGACAGTTTCAGTGGCTCGTCTACCTTCACTGCAGAGACGCAGCCTTCTGCTACAGAGCTTTGTCCTCCAGGTAAACCTTACGTTTCATTTCTGAttgagtgacttacattttatttacatttctacaagtttaagggccttgatcacaAGCCCGGCAGCTCAGTGGACTTCCCGATCAGTGGTCCGACACCTTACCGCTAGGCTAAAACATCCCCATTACATCATCACATgactgagttctggactctgattggtgctcaggtgttgattaattctctctgaCAGTAGAGCAGCCGaacatcacagctttatattaatgtactcgcTCTGATACCtcatggtttctatagcaacggctcAGCGATGTGTACAGTGCATGTTCCATATAAACAGAATAAGAAACGTGGATTAGCTCCTATAGTGAGGATGTATGTATTTAGAGAGGGCGTCTCCGGTGAAGGTGGTTTGTAACAGTCATAAGTAAAGCTGTAAGTTTACCAGTTTACAGAGAACGACTCAACACTGAAGACAAAACTAcactgatgataataataaaaaataaattggaaTTGCGGTGTGGTGTAAGTGGAATAAgtggatgtgctgttataggaaaataatcagcttcctGGTGGTAACAGAAACGGTGCTTCACAAGTCAGTAACataaagatttaatttaatgtcaTCGATCCGTTCGTGCTttagaatctgtggcgagtccACATGAGGGAATGAGCACGTCTGCCTTAATCGACAAGATGTTTGAAGACGTCTTGCAGGCTGCTGacagagaagaggaggaagagcaagaggaggaagagcaagaggaggaagagcaagaggaggaagagcaagaggaggaagaacaagggAATGACCGCCTGGTCTCTGAGAGTAAAGAGGACACTAACGTGGAGACTGCTGAGACTGAGTCGAAGGTGAAATCGCCGAAACCCAGCTTTGGAGGAGATGAAGAACAGAAAGAGTGCAAGAACTCCAATGAAAAAGAAGTGACTGGAGACATAGAGGagagtgcagtgtgtaatgaggAAGACTTCCTGTCTCTCCCACCAAGCTGTGTCCTCTCTCCTCTCAGCAAGTCTGTGGAAGCTGTCGTCACCCCTATGGTAAGGAGCTTTAGACATTTTAGTACATACACATCCTACATAGAGTTTGTCTACTTAACTTTCCtctatttattaattatctttatacttttaaaaatgatgtagAGGTTGACTACAACTGTGCCTCCACCCATGGTGCCATGTGTTCCTGCAGAGGATGTGGCCACGCCCCCTGCTCCACCCCTATACAGGTAAAGCCACTGTAAAAATGTAGATGCTTTTTGGCTTGGTCAGTTAGGACATTATGTACATTCACATGCAGCGTTATAATCTGTAACATCCCTTTAATTAATCTGAATAAAATTCCCTCTGAAGCCAATACATGAAATATTAATCTGGAGATTCTTTATATGCCTTTTATCATTAATATAATCCTCTGATTAGCTGCTGCAATGTTGTCATGTACGTTTTGACTAGTCGTCATAATCCTGTGGTGTAACGTGATGCttctttttgtaattaattacataaaataattgtatttatttttaaatgatccgCAGTATCGATGCATACCGATCTCAGAGGAAgatccctcctcctcctcctccgtccTCTCAGAGCGTAACTCCTGGTGTTCAGAAGCAGTGTGCCGAGCAATCTGACGTCAAACCAGCCATTAACACCAAGGAAACTATAAAGGTCTGTCGTATAAATAACAGCGAATGCACAAGTTATTTCTGTCCatctgcacgtgtgtgtgaaagtgagagagtaaaTGTTTACTTATCAGATGATTAGTGACGTCGTCGCCTAGCCGCCGTAATCAGTCATGGGTCTGTTCATACAGATGTTCCAGAGATTTGCTTCAGTTTTTAGTTTTTGCAGAGATGATTTATTTGCATGCAGTCACACATTCAGACTGCACAAAATTTAAACGCACTGAAacaaagtaaaaagctgaagttgtgtgtgtgtgtgtgtgtgaggtgtgtgtgtgaggtgtgtgtgtgaggtgtgtgtgtgtgaggtgtgtgtgtgtgaggtgtgtgtgtgtgaggtgtgtgtgtgtgaggtgtgtgtgtgtgtgaggtgtgtgtgtgtgtgtgaggtgtgtgtgtgtgtgtgaggtgtgtgtgtgtgtggtgtgtgtgtgtgtgaggtgtgtgtgaggtgtgtgtgaggtgtgtgagaggtgtgtgagaggtgtgtgagaggtgtgtgagaggtgtgtgagaggtgtgtgagaggtgtgtgagaggtgtgtgagaggtgtgtgtgaggtgtgtgtgaggtgtgtgtaatcGTCCACataacacttgtgtgtgtgctgcgcAGGCTCACAGTGAAGACGTTTCCAAGTTACAGACTATTATAAACCAGACTCTTCAGGCCCTGAGCTGCTGCAGTGATGAAGAACACGGTAAAGGGTCACTGCAGGAGGCAGAAGCTGAGAAACTTCTGCTAGTTTCCAGTGAGTACAGACTAGATCTTTATTATTACAGGAGAATTATTCTGATGAACTTTTTTTGTATGTGGATCAATGTTAACTtattgggggaagtcgtggcctaatggttagagaatcTGACCCCTAACctaaaggttgtgggttcgagtctcgagtACCATGACCGAGGTGCCCTTAGCAAGGcatcgaaccccccaactgctccgtgtgtgtgttcactgtgtgtgtgttcactgctgtgtgtgtgtgtgtgttcactgtgtgtgtgctcactgctgtgtgtgtgtgtgtgtgtgtgtgtgttcactgctgtgtgtgtgtgtgttcactgtgtgtgtgctcactgctgtgtgtgtgtgtgtgtgtgttcactgctgtgtgtgtgtgtgtgtgttcactgctgtgtgtgtgtgtgtgttcactgctgtgtgtgtgtgtgtgttcactgctgtgtgtgtgtgtgtgttcactgctgtgtgtgtgtgtgtgttcactgctgtgtgtgtgtgttcactgctgtgtgtgtgtgttcactgttgtgtgtgtgtgtgtgtgtgcactttggatgggttaaatgcagagaatgaattctgagtatgtgtcactgtacttagccgtacgtcacgtcactttataAAGTTACTTTATAAAGCATTTTCACTctagtttgtatttttaaatgaccAAATTTAAGAGACATCCAGGTATCAGAACTGGTGTCTGTCTGCGTCACACTTTACTGCATTTTGCTGTGCTTTAAATCAATACACTGAAAGCAGGTTTGTTCCTGAACAAAGTTGTGCTGATTTTATAACAACATCCTCATGGTATTTACCATGAACCAGCGAGTCTGCTCCTGTTCTCCTGAACATATCACACTCTGTACTTGTGGTGTGACGCAGGTGAGAAACACGCAGCTCTGCTGGCTGAGATCAGTCGCCTGAGAGAGGGCGGAGCAGGAACACAGCCGGTCTCCCACCCTGACCACCTGCAGCCCTGTAGAGGCACCATCAGCATCAACGACATCCAGCTGCCCCTCAAGGTGGAGTTCGTGTGCTCCGCCCACACTGGTGAGTttagcatgagagagagagagagagagagcactgaaAAGGCAGTCGATCGTGTACAGTGTTAGTGATGAGGCGTCTCTCTGTGCAGCTCGTCCTACTCACTACTTTTTCATACTGATCCGTTATGGAGCGTGTAACATCGTGGCCACTCCACTGGCTACTGCTGCTGATGCTGAGAACGGAGACACCATCGCCTTTTCTACCTCCATCACACTGTCAGtcttattagttattattattattttattattattattattattattgctgttgatAATCAAACTGAGATTATCTAGAATAGTTTGTTTTAAGGTTTTCATTTGACTCATGTTGATATCATGTTCCTTCTCAggataatttaatttaatttatacgCATAGTTCAAAAGCAGGAAATATACTTGGAATGAAAAATATGCTGAATTAAAATTAGATACTGATTAAGTTTAATATTTCTGATGACATTCTCCGTATTAGATcagagtttgtgtgtaatattacATAATGCTGAACTGAAGAAGCGTGTAAATAGAAAGCAGTTTAATCAGAAGCTTATTattcctcctgtgtgtgtgtgtgtgtgtgtgtgtgtgtgtgtgtgtgtgtgtgtgtgtgtgtgtgtgtgtgtgtgtgtgtgtgtgtgtgtgtgtgtgtgtgtgtgtgtgtgtgtgtgtgtgtgcgcgctctcTGTAGACAGGACATTCGTGCTAATTTTGAGATTGATGTTGAAGTCTACAGTCTGGTGAGCAGATCTGTTTTATATCACCGTGGAACACACttcctttctcacacacaacactaatgcactgttcctgtgtgtgttattgtctgTTCTAGTGTAACAGTTCCTCTAGTAGCAGCAGTGCTAATGTTCAACAGCAGCCTCGCAGCTCCAACAGATCAAAAGTAAGTACACGTGTGTGATTACAGATGCAGAGCAGTGTGTCAGCGTTCACATgatgctcgtgtgtgtgtgtgtgtgtgtgttcctgtgtagGCAACTCCAAGGAAGATACTCAGCAGCATTAAGGtagaattttaataataatatctaatcatttttaatggtttttttttcccagtgaaTCTATTTTGAGTCTGTAAATAAATTAGCAGTAATAagaataattttaatttcattttaataagtaataacaataatataaataactcATTGTTTTAATGCCTGTTCAACTTTTAGTGTAGTAAAACAATGAAGATGCAATTAACAATTTATACTCTTTGTGTTTGgtgtcattttgtgtttttactttatgTAATAGCAAAAGTTTTTTATAACTATggtttatttctaatatttagttttcagtgtaaaaataaaaataacagcttgACTGActaatatttattgtttattagtattaatactagtaattattattattattattattattattgctttttttttatctctacaGAAATCCAACCCATCTTCCATttgtaagtgtgttatttcctgACAGATTTAACAGTCTGATGACTCCGTACCTGCTGCTCTCTGATTTCTTCTCCTTGCTTctcttctccacagctggagctTCATCTTCTCTGGATCCGCGCCGCTCCAGCAGCTTCTCTTTAGTGGGTTCTCATAAGATCACCCTTTCCTCACTAGGGCAGAGCAAGTTCCCGCTGGACAAGGTGTGGGctttaaataaaactctcattattcaggtgtgtgtgtgtgtgtgtgcaccatgGTGGGGTTTGTGGTGATGTAACTGTCTCCTCTTTTCCTTGTGCCCTGTTTTTCTCCTCTCAGATGAAGTTTGAGGGCAAAATCAGGCGGCTCCTGGGAGATGAGTTTCAGGAAAAGGTGTCACGCTGCCTGTTCTTATcactcttctgtttctgtcacgGTGGTGTGTGGACTGTGGGCCGTATAGAGAGGATGTCAGAAATAATCACACGGGAAATAATAGTCACATTCGACACAAGCGTCACATTCGACACAAGCGTCACATTCGACACAAGCGTCACATTCGACACAAGCGTCACATTCGACACAAGCGTCACATTCGACACACACGCGTCACATTCGACACAAGCGTCACATTCGACACACACGCGTCACATTCGACACACGCCTCACGTTCAACACAAGCGTCACATTCGACACACACGCGTCACATTCGACACACGCCTCACGTTCAACACAAGCGTCACATTCGACACACACGCGTCACATTCGACACACGCCTCACGTTCAACACAAGCGTCACGTTCGACACACGCGTCACATTCGACACACGCGCGTCACATTCGTCACACACGCGTCACATTCGACACACGCCTCACGTTCGACACACACGCGTCACATTCGACACACGCGTCACATTCGACACACGCGCGTCACATTCGACACACATGCGTCACATTCGACACACGCGCGTCACATTCGTCACACACGCGTCACATTCGACACACACGCCTCACGTTCGACACACACGCGTCACATTCGTCACACACGCGTCACATTCGACACACACGCCTCACGTTCGACACACACGCGTCACATTCGTCACACACGCGTCATATTCGACACACACGCCTCACGTTCGACACACGCCTCACGTTCGACACACACGCCTCACGTTCGACACACGCGTCACATTCGACACACGCGCGTCACATTCGTCACACACGCGTCACATTCGACACACACGCCTCACGTTCAACACACGCGTCACATTCGTCACACACGCGTCACATTCGTCACACACGCGTCACATTCGACACACACGCGTCACATTCGTCACACACGCCTCACGTTCAACACAAGCGTCACGTTCGACACACACGCGTCACATTCGACACACGCCTCACGTTCAACACACGCGTCACATTCGTCACACACGCGTCACATTCGTCACACACGCGTCACATTCGTCACACACGCCTCACGTTCAACACAAGCGTCACGTTCGACACACACGCGTCACATTCGACACACGCGCGTCACATTCGTCACACACGCGTCACATTCGACACACGCCTCACGTTCGACACACACGCCTCACGTTCGACACACGCGTCACATTCGACACACGCGCGTCACATTCGACACACATGCGTCACATTCGACACACGCGCGTCACATTCGTCACACACGCGTCACATTCGACACACACGCCTCACGTTCGACACACGCGTCACATTCGTCACACACGCGTCACATTCGACACACACGCCTCACGTTCGACACACACGCGTCACATTCGTCACACACGCGTCACATTCGACACACACGCCTCACGTTCGACACACGCCTCACGTTCGACACACACGCCTCACGTTCGACACACGCGTCACATTCGACACACGCGCGTCACATTCGTCACACACGCGTCACATTCGACACACACGCCTCACGTTCAACACACGCGTCACATTCGTCACACACGCGTCACATTCGTCACACACGCGTCACATTCGACACACGCCTCACGTTCAACACACGCGTCACATTCGTCACACACGCGTCACATTCGTCACACACGCCTCACGTTCGACACACACGCGTCACATTCGTCACACACACGCGTCATGTTCGACACACGCGGCACATTCGTCACACACACGCGTCACGTTCGACACACGCGTCACGTTCGACACACACGCCTCACGTTCGACACACGCCTCACGTTCGACACACGCCTCACGTTCGACACACACGCGTCACGTTCGACACACTCGCGTCACATTCGTCACACACGCGTCACATTCGTCACACACGCCTCACGTTCGACACACACGCGTCACATTCGTCACACACACGCGTCATGTTCGACACACGCGTCACATTCGTCACACACACGCGTCACGTTCGACACACGCGGCACATTCGTCACACACACGCGTCACGTTCGACACACGCGTCACGTTCGACACACACGCCTCACGTTCGACACACACGCCTCACGTTCGACACACACGCCTCACGTTCGACACACACGCCTCACGTTCGACACACACGCCTCACGTTCGACACACACGCCTCACGTTCGACACACACGCGTCACGTTCGACACACACGCCTCACGTTCGACACACGCCTCACGTTCGACACACACGCCTCACGTTCGACACACACGCCTCACGTTCGACACACGCGTCACATTCGACACACGCGCGTCACATTCGTCACACACGCGGCACATTCGACACACGCCTCACGTTCAACACACGCGTCACATTCGTCACACACGCGTCACATTCGTCACACACGCCTCACGTTCAACACACGCGTCACATTCGTCACACACGCGTCACATTCGTCACACACGCCTCACGTTCGACACACACGCGTCACATTCGTCACACACACGCGTCATGTTCGACACACGCGGCACATTCGACACACACGCCTCACGTTCGACACACGCCTCACGTTCGACACACACGCCTCACGTTCGACACACACGCGTCACGTTCGACACACTCGCGTCACATTCGTCACACACGCGTCACATTCGTCACACACGCCTCATGTTCGACACACGCGTCACATTCGTCACACACACGCGTCATGTTCGACACACGCGTCACATTCGTCACACACACGCGTCACGTTCGACACACGCGGCACATTCGTCACACACACGCGTCACGTTCGACACACGCGTCACGTTCGACACACACGCCTCACGTTCGACACACACGCCTCACGTTCGACACACACGCCTCACGTTCAACACACACGCCTCACGTTCGACACACACGCCTCACGTTCGACACACACGCGTCACGTTCGACACACACGCCTCACGTTCGACACACACGCGTCACGTTCGACACACACGCCTCACGTTCGACACACGCCTCACGTTCGACACACACTTAGAGCTTTGCTTCTTACTTGAATATTTGTTTCAGCCCAAAAAAGATTCATTTTGATATTTGTTGTTAAATAAGAATGTCGTTTTTTGTACAAATACTGaatttttctgtgatttttaaacatcaccttctgtgttttaaaatattgaaGTGAAACAGATATTTTAGACTAGACAGTGAAACATCTCACCACAACATACATCATGAGGCTTGGtagatttttttaagaatataataaaaatatttctaatgaAGTCGATATTTGTGAGAACAAGTTTAATTTTGCTCTCCTTAAAGATGTTAAACAGGATTTGTGGCTCTGTTATGACTTGTATATTattctcactcccactctcgCTGGTGGATTTTATTTGACTACACAGTAGATGGTATATAACAGGTATATAACCTACAGCCTCATATTAGTGTGTCAGAACATTTTAATCTCATCCTACTGCAGTGTAACTATTTGACAACTCCGTACACcacctatttgtttttttataaagaggTAATGCATGTACATTAACACAAACTCGTACATATGCTTGAAGAGATGTTATTGATTGTGATAAGTGTATGTGGTGTTTTACTGGGTTTATAAATGTCTTCCTGTAGGTCCCCTTCCTGTCTCCTCTGGAGGGTCACATCTACTTGCGTCTGCACAGTGAGagtcattccaatgtacagcaCCAAggatttctggtgtgtgtgaAATCCTAATGTTCTCAGATATGACACATACACTGTACATACTTGTCCTTAACTCGACTCTGTCCATCAGACAATGTTTGAGGATGTGAGTGGATTTGGAGCGTGGCAGCGTCTCTTCTTTAAGCTGGAAGGAGTTATTCTGTATTACTGGAACCACCCCAGTGAGATGGGCAACAAGGTCTGATTATTTTAAAAGGTTCTGACTTCCAGAATTACAATAACCTCTCAATGTCCAGTATACTTTTATTTAGTATATAGATGTTTGTCTTCATTTCTGGTCTCTTGGTTGTTTTCCCTCTCTCAGCCTGCAGAGGGCAGCATCTCTCTGGGTGGCTTTGACAGTGTGAGACCTGTAGAGAGGGACTCCTGCGCTCGGCCTCACACCTTTGAACTGGTGAACTCTAGGACCATGCAACAAGACCACAGCCCCACCTTGACCAAGTACGATGTACATTATTTAGTGAAAATAATCAAGATCCTTGATATCTTGTTAAGAGGTTTATTATAGTCACTGCAGCTGAGTTCTGGACACTGATTGGTGCTCAGATGttgatttaaatttgaataaaaatgacgTTGTGTTGttcaataaataagaaataattattGGTAAGTGGCTTTAAGAGTGTTATAACACTTAGGAAATATAATGATcatgtatgatgatgatgatgatgatgatgatgatgataactgtgcttcatcacaccaccctgtcagtgtttcactgtaacacacacacactctgtccccTCTGTGAAGGAGCTGGTTCTCAGCAGACACTCGTGAGGAACGAGCAGACTGGATGGAGAAGCTGAACCAGGTGCTGCTGGACCTCCACACGTGGAGCCGACAATCCGATCGAGCCGAAACCTCGTCCATCACGGCAACGTCACGGGAAAGCTTCCTGTAACACACTACTGATACACACGCTGAGATACATCTGTGTAAGCAAATGTGAAGGTTAAAACAACCTGagtcagaaggtgtgtgtgtgagtgtgtgtggaatgtgtgtgtgagtgtgtggaatgtgtgtgtgtgttttaaaaatccCACTGTACCAGTAAAAACTCATTCATCTGAGTAGGCGCAGAGCTGATCATATAGTCACAATAACTAACACcccaccacctctctctctctctctgtctctctctctcacacacactctcactctgtctgtctgtctctctctctcactctctctctctctcactctctctctctcacacaca
Above is a window of Tachysurus vachellii isolate PV-2020 chromosome 9, HZAU_Pvac_v1, whole genome shotgun sequence DNA encoding:
- the anln2 gene encoding anillin, actin binding protein 2 isoform X1 gives rise to the protein MEEKTDKNPKRPRDPLEENISASTELEAVLKRRRLAAGGVENHNPEQRALRSPARSRRLESEVKPDTPAIASVRLRVQQFTQRRDVGATLVQRCMSDPGTESPSSTLLQDVCHIGEGEFSSRVERFKAPTPESSPIPTTPSTRQLSSFVHNMQQQLNTTMTPSTKEVSRIRQARDDELKSLRVKPLTENMWLKRSFSDPSLTERVTPHSSSCVCQRTRKIPWPPLQFENDDQEPECSLNFSGMNEMTGDSFSGSSTFTAETQPSATELCPPESVASPHEGMSTSALIDKMFEDVLQAADREEEEEQEEEEQEEEEQEEEEQEEEEQGNDRLVSESKEDTNVETAETESKVKSPKPSFGGDEEQKECKNSNEKEVTGDIEESAVCNEEDFLSLPPSCVLSPLSKSVEAVVTPMRLTTTVPPPMVPCVPAEDVATPPAPPLYSIDAYRSQRKIPPPPPPSSQSVTPGVQKQCAEQSDVKPAINTKETIKAHSEDVSKLQTIINQTLQALSCCSDEEHGKGSLQEAEAEKLLLVSSEKHAALLAEISRLREGGAGTQPVSHPDHLQPCRGTISINDIQLPLKVEFVCSAHTARPTHYFFILIRYGACNIVATPLATAADAENGDTIAFSTSITLQDIRANFEIDVEVYSLCNSSSSSSSANVQQQPRSSNRSKATPRKILSSIKKSNPSSISGASSSLDPRRSSSFSLVGSHKITLSSLGQSKFPLDKMKFEGKIRRLLGDEFQEKVPFLSPLEGHIYLRLHSESHSNVQHQGFLTMFEDVSGFGAWQRLFFKLEGVILYYWNHPSEMGNKPAEGSISLGGFDSVRPVERDSCARPHTFELVNSRTMQQDHSPTLTKSWFSADTREERADWMEKLNQVLLDLHTWSRQSDRAETSSITATSRESFL
- the anln2 gene encoding anillin, actin binding protein 2 isoform X2 — its product is MEEKTDKNPKRPRDPLEENISASTELEAVLKRRRLAAGGVENHNPEQRALRSPARSRRLESEVKPDTPAIASVRLRVQQFTQRRDVGATLVQRCMSDPGTESPSSTLLQDVCHIGEGEFSSRVERFKAPTPESSPIPTTPSTRQLSSFVHNMQQQLNTTMTPSTKEVSRIRQARDDELKSLRVKPLTENMWLKRSFSDPSLTEDDQEPECSLNFSGMNEMTGDSFSGSSTFTAETQPSATELCPPESVASPHEGMSTSALIDKMFEDVLQAADREEEEEQEEEEQEEEEQEEEEQEEEEQGNDRLVSESKEDTNVETAETESKVKSPKPSFGGDEEQKECKNSNEKEVTGDIEESAVCNEEDFLSLPPSCVLSPLSKSVEAVVTPMRLTTTVPPPMVPCVPAEDVATPPAPPLYSIDAYRSQRKIPPPPPPSSQSVTPGVQKQCAEQSDVKPAINTKETIKAHSEDVSKLQTIINQTLQALSCCSDEEHGKGSLQEAEAEKLLLVSSEKHAALLAEISRLREGGAGTQPVSHPDHLQPCRGTISINDIQLPLKVEFVCSAHTARPTHYFFILIRYGACNIVATPLATAADAENGDTIAFSTSITLQDIRANFEIDVEVYSLCNSSSSSSSANVQQQPRSSNRSKATPRKILSSIKKSNPSSISGASSSLDPRRSSSFSLVGSHKITLSSLGQSKFPLDKMKFEGKIRRLLGDEFQEKVPFLSPLEGHIYLRLHSESHSNVQHQGFLTMFEDVSGFGAWQRLFFKLEGVILYYWNHPSEMGNKPAEGSISLGGFDSVRPVERDSCARPHTFELVNSRTMQQDHSPTLTKSWFSADTREERADWMEKLNQVLLDLHTWSRQSDRAETSSITATSRESFL